A region of Novipirellula aureliae DNA encodes the following proteins:
- a CDS encoding CBS domain-containing protein produces MNAEKQKLQTHVEEFMQRDPRKVMESDTVYDAIEILKQNQISAVPVVDKSDCLVGILSVSDLLGRLQTASQTLKVDFPMYEDCFWVSEMIQHTFGTDKVATAMTPVPATAAPNDTLQQVAKLMLENHVHHVPIVGEQMSLLGIVSSFDVVRLAADGGLS; encoded by the coding sequence ATGAACGCCGAAAAACAAAAACTGCAGACGCATGTTGAAGAATTCATGCAGCGAGACCCGCGGAAAGTTATGGAGAGCGACACCGTGTATGATGCAATCGAGATTTTGAAGCAGAATCAGATTTCGGCGGTTCCGGTTGTTGACAAATCCGATTGTCTTGTAGGAATTTTGTCGGTCAGTGATTTGCTTGGGCGTCTCCAAACAGCTAGCCAGACACTGAAAGTGGACTTTCCGATGTATGAGGACTGCTTCTGGGTTAGCGAGATGATTCAGCATACATTTGGTACCGACAAGGTAGCTACTGCGATGACGCCCGTTCCTGCAACCGCTGCGCCCAATGATACACTTCAACAGGTGGCGAAGTTGATGTTGGAAAACCATGTGCATCATGTACCGATTGTAGGCGAACAGATGAGCTTGTTGGGAATCGTTTCGAGCTTTGATGTCGTTCGTTTGGCCGCTGATGGGGGCCTAAGTTGA
- a CDS encoding Rieske (2Fe-2S) protein — translation MTKKWIDVAASEDCSDGAGIEVIADSEIIAVFRLNGDLFAIDGVCAHQGGPVAQGRVEHGCVTCPWHGWQYEIPTGIQTINRKPLQKTFPVREREDRIEVQVEID, via the coding sequence ATGACGAAGAAGTGGATCGATGTTGCTGCATCGGAAGATTGCTCGGACGGAGCCGGTATCGAAGTGATTGCGGATAGCGAAATCATCGCCGTTTTCCGTCTCAATGGTGATCTATTTGCAATCGACGGCGTTTGTGCTCATCAAGGCGGCCCGGTCGCTCAGGGCAGGGTCGAACATGGCTGTGTCACTTGTCCGTGGCATGGATGGCAATACGAAATCCCGACCGGGATTCAAACGATCAATCGTAAACCGTTACAGAAAACCTTTCCTGTTCGCGAGCGTGAAGATCGGATCGAAGTCCAGGTTGAAATTGATTAA
- a CDS encoding ZIP family metal transporter, translating into MTTLAWIVVSSIAMSVISLVGTVTLVIKKETLDKLLLPLVAFAAGSLIGGAVLHMIPEAVDKMHNSLAIYLWLLAGFMLFLALEQFLHWHHTHNATADDTPPLTYLILIADAIHNLIGGMFVAASFMVDVRLGITAWLVAAAHEVPQELGDFGVLVHGGWTTTKALIFNFFCSATFLAGGILAYAVSDQINVVFLVPFAAGNFLYIGAADLIPEIKHHHSIKTNVLHFAAFSLGIGLLLAVRLVGG; encoded by the coding sequence TTGACGACACTCGCATGGATCGTGGTCTCTAGCATCGCAATGAGTGTGATCTCATTAGTGGGTACGGTGACGCTGGTAATCAAAAAGGAGACACTCGACAAGTTACTCTTGCCGTTGGTTGCCTTTGCCGCGGGGTCATTGATTGGCGGTGCGGTACTTCACATGATTCCTGAAGCCGTAGACAAGATGCACAATTCTCTGGCGATCTACCTTTGGTTGTTGGCTGGTTTTATGCTGTTCTTGGCATTAGAGCAATTTCTGCATTGGCATCACACTCACAACGCAACAGCGGACGACACGCCTCCGTTGACCTACTTGATTTTGATTGCCGACGCAATTCACAATCTGATCGGAGGCATGTTTGTCGCCGCCAGTTTTATGGTGGACGTGCGTTTGGGCATCACTGCATGGTTAGTTGCCGCGGCTCATGAAGTACCCCAAGAACTCGGCGATTTTGGAGTCTTGGTGCATGGCGGATGGACAACAACGAAGGCATTGATCTTCAATTTCTTTTGCTCGGCGACCTTCTTGGCGGGAGGCATTTTGGCCTACGCGGTGTCGGACCAGATCAATGTTGTGTTCTTGGTTCCGTTCGCGGCAGGAAACTTCTTGTACATCGGTGCTGCGGATTTGATTCCCGAGATCAAACATCATCACAGTATCAAGACAAACGTACTTCACTTCGCAGCGTTTAGTCTCGGGATCGGTTTGTTACTTGCCGTAAGATTAGTGGGTGGGTGA
- a CDS encoding endonuclease/exonuclease/phosphatase family protein: protein MHTEVRGDFGIGVFSRFPMEEVDRFTLNTDIQSIAATIQVPNGRSLRLYATHPLPPIGEVQQRLRNEQLTQLATRIKAFGSKQVDSPIVLLGDFNLTPWSPHFNELQTATKLQRVGSRFDLTPTWYRYPLFPFGLVIDHVMISNDIVCTEHRIGRLTGSDHRRVSVVLDTLTYQEKKARRQ from the coding sequence ATGCATACAGAAGTCCGAGGGGATTTTGGAATCGGAGTGTTTTCTCGGTTTCCGATGGAGGAAGTCGACCGCTTTACATTAAACACCGATATCCAATCGATCGCCGCGACGATTCAGGTGCCAAACGGGCGCTCGTTGCGATTGTATGCAACTCACCCTTTGCCACCGATCGGTGAAGTGCAGCAGCGATTACGAAATGAGCAATTGACACAACTAGCGACTCGTATCAAGGCGTTTGGTTCGAAACAGGTGGATTCACCGATTGTATTGTTGGGTGATTTCAATTTGACACCATGGTCGCCACACTTCAATGAGCTTCAAACCGCCACTAAACTGCAACGAGTGGGAAGCCGGTTTGACCTGACTCCAACTTGGTATCGTTATCCACTGTTCCCGTTTGGTCTCGTCATCGACCATGTGATGATCAGCAACGATATCGTTTGCACTGAGCATCGAATTGGTCGGTTGACGGGATCGGATCATCGCCGTGTGAGCGTTGTTCTCGATACGTTAACGTATCAGGAGAAAAAGGCTCGGCGTCAATAA
- the polA gene encoding DNA polymerase I produces MTLDLFPEDDTDDDQTAESSVPECAEKKLFLLDGMALTYRAHFALVRSPRFTSGGVCTSAVFGVLNTVLDLIKREEPTHLAAAFDTSDPTARHEMFPEYKAQRDQMPEDIAIQLPLIDRLFEAMNITTIRRPGYEADDVIGTLAHQAADRGYKTWMVTPDKDYDQLVTDDIYVLKPGRKGGDAEIFGVQEVLDKWDIERVDQVIDILGLMGDASDNIPGVPGIGPKTAQKLIAKYGSIDNLYQNLDDLKGKQKQNIAEHRDQAAMSKRLVTIQLDVPHSVDIESLAWKSFDTEALKAFMIELEFDAIGKRVFGKTFSAASARAAVVREKRESEIQASLFDEPVGEKTIHDVPHQYMTIRTAEQRADLINRLKQQKSFCFDTETTSLDAREAIPLGISFCIEPHQAYYVVCPSDANEMQSMIDEFRPLFEDQSIEKVGHNLKYDMTLLRWHGIQVRGELFDTMLAHAMKEPEMRHGLDYLSTLYLGYRPIPTSDLIGPKGKDQINMRDVPIDQVAEYACEDADVTFQVASVLRSDLEQSETRDVCFNIEFPLVRVLVDMEYEGIRLDTEALGEYSDHLGGEIEDLQNKIFAATGHEFNIDSPKQLGVVLYEELQLEDNPKKTATGQYSTREAELERLANRHPIIADILDYRNARKLKSVYVDQLPLAVNSRTGRLHTRYDQIWTSTGRIQSNDPNLQTIPVRKQRGREIRAAFVPRDENHLLLSADYSQIELRVMAELSGDEAMQDAFRSGEDIHSVTASKVYKVELDEVTREMRDKAKTVNFGIIYGISGFGLQQRLNIPRSEANELIKNYFDKYPGVQQYIDQTIAFAKEHGYVATQSGRRRYIRDINSRNRTVVSAAERLAMNSPIQGTAADMLKLAMINVHRALRDGKFETKMLLSVHDEIVFDMLKSEQAAVMPVIEAAMKSAMPMSVPIVVEMGIGKNWLEAH; encoded by the coding sequence ATGACCCTCGATCTATTTCCCGAAGACGATACCGACGACGACCAAACGGCGGAAAGCTCCGTCCCCGAGTGTGCCGAAAAAAAGCTGTTTTTGCTCGACGGTATGGCGTTGACATATCGAGCGCACTTTGCGCTCGTACGTAGCCCTCGATTTACCTCCGGTGGGGTGTGTACCTCAGCCGTGTTCGGAGTTCTTAACACCGTTCTCGATCTAATCAAACGCGAAGAACCGACTCATTTGGCAGCCGCGTTCGATACCTCCGATCCAACCGCTCGTCACGAGATGTTTCCGGAGTACAAGGCGCAGCGTGATCAGATGCCTGAGGACATCGCCATCCAATTGCCGCTGATCGATCGTTTGTTCGAAGCGATGAACATTACGACGATTCGCAGACCGGGTTACGAAGCGGACGACGTGATTGGTACTTTGGCACATCAAGCCGCCGATAGAGGTTACAAAACTTGGATGGTAACCCCCGACAAAGATTACGACCAATTGGTTACCGACGATATCTATGTTCTGAAACCCGGCCGAAAGGGAGGCGATGCGGAAATCTTCGGTGTTCAAGAGGTCTTGGATAAATGGGACATCGAGCGAGTCGACCAAGTTATCGATATCCTCGGATTGATGGGCGATGCCTCCGACAATATCCCGGGAGTCCCCGGCATCGGTCCCAAGACGGCTCAAAAACTGATTGCCAAGTACGGTTCCATCGACAATTTGTATCAGAATCTCGATGATCTGAAGGGAAAACAGAAACAGAATATCGCGGAACACCGTGATCAAGCAGCGATGAGCAAACGGCTGGTGACGATTCAATTGGATGTGCCACACAGCGTTGATATCGAATCACTGGCGTGGAAGTCGTTCGATACCGAAGCTCTCAAGGCATTCATGATCGAATTGGAATTCGATGCCATTGGTAAGCGTGTCTTTGGCAAGACGTTTTCAGCTGCGTCCGCCAGAGCAGCCGTGGTCCGAGAGAAACGGGAATCCGAGATTCAAGCTTCGTTATTTGACGAGCCTGTCGGGGAAAAGACGATTCACGATGTACCTCATCAATACATGACGATCCGCACTGCTGAACAGCGTGCCGACTTGATCAATCGATTGAAGCAACAGAAATCATTTTGCTTTGACACCGAAACCACCTCACTTGACGCTCGCGAAGCGATCCCACTTGGCATCTCATTTTGCATCGAACCTCATCAAGCCTATTATGTCGTTTGCCCAAGTGATGCCAATGAAATGCAATCGATGATCGATGAGTTTCGTCCGCTTTTCGAAGATCAATCGATCGAAAAGGTGGGCCACAACTTAAAGTATGACATGACGTTGCTACGGTGGCATGGCATCCAGGTTCGTGGCGAACTGTTCGACACCATGTTGGCTCACGCCATGAAAGAGCCCGAGATGCGTCATGGGCTCGACTACCTTTCGACGTTGTATCTCGGTTATCGTCCGATTCCCACTAGCGATCTGATCGGCCCCAAGGGGAAAGACCAGATAAACATGCGGGACGTCCCCATCGACCAGGTAGCCGAGTACGCTTGTGAAGACGCGGATGTGACCTTCCAAGTGGCGTCGGTGTTGCGTTCGGACTTGGAACAATCCGAAACGCGTGATGTTTGCTTCAACATCGAGTTTCCATTGGTGCGAGTATTGGTCGATATGGAGTATGAAGGCATCCGGCTCGATACCGAAGCGTTAGGCGAGTACAGCGACCACCTTGGCGGGGAGATCGAAGATCTTCAAAACAAGATTTTCGCAGCAACCGGGCACGAGTTCAATATCGATTCGCCCAAACAATTGGGGGTCGTGTTGTATGAAGAGCTTCAATTGGAAGACAATCCAAAGAAGACGGCCACCGGGCAATACTCGACTCGCGAAGCGGAATTGGAGCGACTTGCCAATCGTCATCCCATCATTGCTGACATATTGGACTACCGCAACGCTCGGAAGCTGAAGTCGGTTTACGTCGATCAATTGCCGTTGGCGGTCAATTCACGTACCGGTCGCTTGCATACTCGATACGATCAGATTTGGACATCGACAGGACGAATTCAATCGAACGATCCAAACTTGCAAACCATTCCTGTGCGAAAGCAACGCGGACGTGAAATCCGTGCCGCGTTCGTGCCACGTGACGAGAACCATTTGCTTCTCTCAGCGGACTATTCGCAAATAGAACTTCGCGTGATGGCGGAACTCAGCGGTGACGAAGCGATGCAAGATGCGTTTCGTAGCGGAGAGGACATCCACAGTGTCACTGCCAGTAAAGTCTATAAAGTCGAACTCGATGAAGTGACTCGTGAAATGCGAGACAAAGCCAAAACGGTGAACTTTGGGATTATCTACGGTATCTCTGGTTTTGGCTTACAACAACGCTTGAACATCCCTCGTAGCGAGGCGAACGAGCTCATCAAGAACTACTTCGACAAGTACCCCGGCGTCCAACAATACATCGACCAAACGATTGCTTTTGCTAAAGAACATGGGTACGTCGCGACTCAATCCGGACGTCGACGGTATATTCGCGACATCAATTCGCGTAACCGTACCGTCGTCAGCGCCGCGGAACGATTGGCAATGAACAGCCCCATTCAAGGTACCGCTGCCGATATGCTGAAGTTGGCAATGATTAACGTTCATCGAGCCCTCCGCGATGGCAAGTTTGAAACCAAGATGCTGTTAAGTGTGCACGACGAAATCGTCTTCGACATGTTGAAATCGGAACAGGCCGCGGTGATGCCAGTGATCGAAGCGGCAATGAAATCGGCGATGCCGATGAGCGTTCCAATCGTCGTCGAAATGGGTATCGGAAAAAATTGGTTAGAGGCCCACTGA
- the mgtE gene encoding magnesium transporter, with amino-acid sequence MNLAETDTADSDLVTAQENAEELRGLIESDAVNDAAVVLDRMPEEERSAAVGELPTEAAADLIEHLLEQQAAEILEQLTPDVAASILEELTSDVRADLIAGLDAQSAFDILQAMSPVEAEETKELCRYEPDSAGGLMVTELLAFESTSTVQAVFDDLAEHSEEYRDIDVQYSFVVDGKRLVGVLPMRDLFLAKRSTPLFELMIKDPISVTDRTQLSALEDVFDNHSFLGIPVVNESQELLGVVQRSSLEHAIAAHDRSDYLKSQGIIGGEEIRSLPVFERARRRLSWLSVNILLNILAASVIAMYQDTLSSVIALAVFLPIISDMSGCSGNQAVAVSMRELSLGLIRPAELMRVWGKEISVGAINGMCLGMLVGAAAFFWKADVMLGIVVGGALCLNTMVAVSIGGMVPLLMKRFHFDPAIASGPILTTVTDMCGFFLVLSMASVLLV; translated from the coding sequence ATGAATTTAGCCGAAACCGATACTGCCGATTCCGACCTCGTCACCGCCCAAGAGAATGCAGAGGAGCTTCGGGGGTTGATTGAATCGGATGCTGTCAACGACGCCGCGGTCGTACTTGACCGCATGCCTGAAGAGGAACGGTCGGCAGCGGTTGGCGAGTTGCCGACCGAAGCGGCAGCCGATTTGATCGAGCATTTGCTGGAACAGCAGGCGGCCGAAATTCTCGAACAGCTTACTCCTGACGTTGCCGCATCGATTCTTGAGGAATTAACAAGTGATGTGAGAGCCGACTTGATTGCGGGGCTCGATGCTCAATCCGCCTTCGATATTCTGCAGGCAATGTCACCGGTGGAAGCGGAAGAGACAAAAGAGCTGTGCCGCTACGAACCGGACTCCGCAGGTGGTTTGATGGTTACTGAATTGTTGGCTTTCGAGTCGACATCGACCGTCCAAGCCGTCTTTGACGATCTCGCCGAGCACAGCGAGGAATATCGTGATATCGATGTTCAATACAGTTTTGTTGTTGATGGAAAGCGGTTGGTAGGCGTGCTGCCGATGCGAGATTTGTTTCTCGCCAAGAGATCGACTCCGCTCTTCGAACTCATGATCAAGGATCCGATTTCCGTTACCGACAGGACCCAGCTAAGCGCTTTGGAGGACGTCTTTGACAACCACAGTTTTCTTGGCATCCCGGTTGTCAACGAGTCCCAAGAATTACTTGGGGTTGTTCAGCGGTCGTCGCTTGAGCATGCGATAGCAGCACATGACCGCAGTGACTATTTGAAATCGCAAGGGATTATTGGCGGTGAAGAGATTCGTAGTCTGCCGGTATTCGAACGGGCTCGTCGGCGGTTGTCGTGGCTCAGCGTCAATATCCTGCTCAATATTCTCGCCGCCAGCGTGATTGCGATGTACCAGGACACACTTTCGTCCGTGATCGCACTGGCCGTTTTTCTGCCGATTATCTCTGACATGAGTGGTTGTAGCGGGAACCAAGCCGTCGCGGTCAGTATGCGTGAGTTGTCGCTCGGGCTGATCCGTCCGGCTGAATTGATGCGAGTTTGGGGAAAGGAGATTTCCGTGGGAGCGATCAACGGCATGTGTCTCGGCATGCTGGTTGGAGCCGCAGCGTTTTTTTGGAAGGCCGACGTGATGTTAGGAATCGTTGTCGGTGGAGCCTTGTGCCTCAACACAATGGTTGCCGTTTCGATCGGTGGAATGGTTCCCCTCTTGATGAAACGGTTCCATTTCGATCCAGCGATCGCGTCCGGCCCGATCTTGACAACCGTTACCGATATGTGTGGCTTCTTTCTCGTGTTGAGCATGGCCAGTGTACTTTTGGTTTAA